The Cervus elaphus chromosome 22, mCerEla1.1, whole genome shotgun sequence genome has a window encoding:
- the LOC122680410 gene encoding transcription factor BTF3-like, giving the protein MKETIMNQEKLAKLQAQVRIGGKGTARRKKLVHRTATADDKKLQFSLKKLGVNNISGIEEVNMFTNQGTVIHFHNPKVQASLAADTFTITGHAETKQLTEMLTSILNQLGADSLTSLRRLAEALPKQSVDGKAPLATGEEDDDEVPDLVEHFDEASKNEAN; this is encoded by the coding sequence ATGAAAGAAACTATCATGAACCAGGAGAAACTCGCCAAACTGCAGGCACAAGTGCGCATTGGTGGGAAAGGAACTGCTCGCAGAAAGAAGCTGGTTCATAGAACAGCCACAGCAGATGACAAAAAACTTCAGTTCTCTTTAAAGAAGTTAGGGGTAAACAATATCTCTGGTATTGAAGAGGTGAATATGTTCACAAATCAAGGAACAGTGATCCACTTTCACAACCCTAAAGTTCAGGCATCTCTGGCAGCAGACACTTTCACCATTACAGGCCACGCTGAGACAAAGCAACTGACAGAAATGCTCACCAGCATCTTAAACCAGCTTGGTGCCGATAGTCTGACCAGTTTAAGGAGACTGGCTGAAGCTCTGCCCAAACAGTCCGTGGATGGAAAAGCACCACTTGCCACTGGAGAGGAGGATGATGATGAAGTTCCAGATCTTGTGGAGCATTTTGATGAGGCTTCCAAGAATGAAGCAAACTGA